A single genomic interval of Stieleria maiorica harbors:
- the floA gene encoding flotillin-like protein FloA (flotillin-like protein involved in membrane lipid rafts) — MSSFGLLAVDASDLTVPALVGALILIGVVLVVVFVFASYFGIWVQSWLTGAGVGFGDLIGMTFRKVNARSIVRSKIMAVQAGLDDPAMTSEALEAHYLAGGNVQQVVRAVIAAKKAKTISLTFREAAAIDLAGRDVLESVKTSVYPKVIDCPPRGSVKPSLDAVAKDGIQLKVRARVTVRANLQQLIGGATEETIIARVGEGIVSAIGSADSHAAVLENPDVISKAVLAKRLDSQTAFEIVSIDIADIDVGANIGARLMADQAEADTQVARARAEGKRAAAAAEEKENEAKIEESRAALVMAQASVPEAMSEAFRTGKLHILDYYKLQNVSADTEMRKSIATTGQSRSNLERKNA; from the coding sequence ATGTCGTCATTTGGTTTGCTCGCCGTTGATGCGAGTGATTTGACGGTCCCGGCGCTGGTGGGCGCATTGATTTTGATCGGCGTCGTGCTGGTCGTCGTGTTTGTTTTTGCCAGTTACTTTGGGATCTGGGTTCAGTCCTGGTTGACCGGTGCCGGCGTTGGCTTTGGCGATTTGATCGGGATGACATTTCGAAAGGTCAATGCCCGATCGATCGTCCGCAGCAAGATCATGGCGGTTCAAGCGGGATTGGATGATCCGGCGATGACCAGCGAGGCGCTGGAAGCCCACTACCTGGCCGGCGGCAATGTCCAACAAGTCGTCCGTGCGGTGATCGCGGCCAAGAAAGCAAAGACGATTTCGTTGACATTCCGAGAGGCCGCGGCGATTGACCTGGCCGGCCGCGACGTGTTGGAGTCGGTCAAGACGAGTGTGTATCCCAAAGTGATCGATTGTCCGCCACGCGGTTCGGTCAAACCGTCGCTTGATGCGGTGGCCAAAGACGGGATTCAATTGAAGGTTCGTGCCCGGGTGACGGTTCGAGCCAATTTGCAGCAGCTGATCGGCGGTGCGACCGAGGAAACAATCATCGCCCGTGTTGGCGAAGGGATCGTCAGCGCGATCGGCAGCGCGGACAGTCACGCCGCGGTACTGGAAAACCCGGACGTGATCAGCAAGGCGGTGCTGGCGAAACGGCTTGATTCCCAAACGGCGTTTGAAATCGTCTCGATCGACATCGCCGACATCGACGTCGGCGCGAACATCGGTGCACGGCTGATGGCCGACCAGGCCGAAGCCGACACGCAAGTCGCGCGGGCCCGCGCCGAAGGCAAACGGGCGGCCGCGGCGGCCGAAGAGAAGGAGAACGAAGCCAAGATCGAAGAGAGTCGTGCCGCATTGGTGATGGCCCAAGCGTCGGTCCCCGAAGCGATGAGTGAAGCGTTCCGAACCGGAAAACTACACATTTTGGATTACTACAAACTGCAAAACGTGAGCGCCGACACGGAGATGCGAAAGTCGATCGCCACGACCGGCCAATCGCGCAGCAATCTGGAACGCAAGAACGCCTAA
- a CDS encoding NfeD family protein, with the protein MPLTYSLALLALFFVLLVGEFFIPSAGMVGVAAAIAATTSIVIAFTHSAAAGFVVTATVLVSTPVVLYLMIRFWPHSPIGKRILNRRPGQVDEPTESRLRSGEKRKDLVGHVGVAKTNLLPSGLVVIDGKRLDAVSDGSPIDAGTPIVVISAVAGKLRVRVAERVDMEPEQVALERRTDAIEATLESLDLEDMDE; encoded by the coding sequence ATGCCCCTGACCTACTCCCTGGCTTTGCTAGCTTTGTTCTTTGTCCTGCTGGTGGGCGAGTTCTTTATTCCCAGTGCGGGGATGGTTGGTGTTGCCGCGGCGATTGCCGCGACGACGTCGATCGTGATCGCGTTCACCCACAGTGCGGCGGCCGGTTTTGTGGTCACGGCGACGGTGTTGGTTTCGACGCCCGTGGTGTTGTATCTGATGATCCGATTCTGGCCGCATTCACCGATCGGCAAACGGATCTTGAACCGGCGACCCGGTCAGGTGGACGAACCGACCGAGAGTCGACTTCGGAGCGGTGAAAAGCGGAAGGATTTGGTGGGGCATGTGGGGGTCGCCAAGACAAATCTTTTGCCCAGCGGATTGGTGGTCATTGATGGCAAGCGGTTGGACGCGGTGTCTGATGGCAGTCCGATTGATGCCGGAACGCCGATCGTCGTGATCAGCGCGGTGGCCGGAAAGTTGCGTGTTCGCGTAGCGGAGCGTGTCGATATGGAACCGGAGCAGGTGGCCTTGGAACGTCGAACCGACGCGATCGAAGCGACGCTGGAGTCGTTGGATTTAGAGGACATGGACGAGTGA